In Chryseobacterium turcicum, a single window of DNA contains:
- a CDS encoding pyridoxal phosphate-dependent decarboxylase family protein encodes MNTFITEQLVSEKESLFPNLESLFCDINIHEYQNVMQKTQETVIAFLEDNTQPFSGVSPKELRKHFENINLNDAPQNYEEVFEEVKTLYTQHAVAFHHPKYVAHLNCPVVIPAVAAEMLISSINSSLDTWDQSAGGTLMEQKLIEWTCNEIGYGKNSDGIFTSGGSQSNLMGMLLARDYYSIKNFNHNIKKDGLPENAHRFRIFVSEMAHFSIQKSASILGLGEQAVVKIKTDRSFKMNSILLEDAIQKEIENGNIPIAVVATAGTTDFGNIDPLTNISAIAKQYGMWFHVDAAYGCGLLLTEQHRHLINGIENADSVTVDYHKSFFQPVSSSGFLVKDRNYFSLITHYADYLNPKDHDENEIPNQVNKSIQTTRRFDALKLWFTLRIIGKKGLGNYIERIISTAKEAAILLENDPHFELLNRSDISALVFRYSADPFKTFDLSRINTYIKSQLYKNGNALVAGTKVNGQFYLKFTILNPLTTVEDIKSILITIKKYGNEYIEVN; translated from the coding sequence ATGAATACATTTATTACCGAACAATTGGTTTCGGAAAAGGAAAGTCTTTTCCCAAATCTGGAGAGTTTATTTTGTGATATCAATATTCACGAGTATCAAAATGTAATGCAGAAAACACAGGAAACAGTGATTGCATTTTTAGAAGATAACACTCAACCTTTCAGTGGAGTTTCTCCAAAAGAACTGAGAAAACATTTTGAAAACATCAATCTTAACGATGCTCCTCAAAATTACGAAGAGGTTTTTGAAGAAGTAAAAACACTTTATACACAACATGCCGTTGCTTTCCATCATCCAAAATATGTTGCGCATCTCAATTGTCCGGTTGTTATTCCTGCAGTTGCGGCTGAAATGTTGATTAGCTCTATTAATTCATCTTTAGACACTTGGGATCAAAGTGCAGGAGGAACCTTGATGGAACAAAAACTCATCGAATGGACGTGCAATGAAATCGGTTATGGAAAAAATTCAGACGGGATTTTCACGAGTGGCGGTTCTCAAAGTAATCTGATGGGAATGTTGTTGGCGAGAGATTATTATTCAATCAAAAATTTTAATCATAACATCAAAAAAGATGGATTGCCAGAAAATGCACATCGTTTCAGGATTTTTGTTTCGGAAATGGCGCATTTCAGTATTCAGAAAAGTGCATCAATTTTAGGATTAGGAGAGCAAGCTGTAGTTAAAATCAAAACCGACCGCTCTTTTAAAATGAACAGTATTTTATTGGAAGATGCTATTCAGAAAGAAATTGAAAATGGCAATATTCCTATTGCAGTGGTAGCGACAGCAGGAACCACAGATTTTGGAAACATCGATCCTTTAACGAATATTTCAGCTATTGCAAAACAATATGGGATGTGGTTTCACGTAGATGCAGCTTACGGTTGCGGATTACTTTTAACTGAACAACACCGTCATTTAATCAATGGAATTGAAAATGCAGATTCTGTGACCGTTGATTACCACAAATCTTTTTTCCAGCCTGTAAGCAGCAGCGGATTTTTGGTAAAAGACAGAAATTATTTCAGTTTAATCACGCATTATGCAGATTATTTAAATCCAAAGGATCACGACGAAAATGAAATTCCGAATCAGGTAAATAAATCAATTCAGACGACAAGAAGATTTGATGCGTTGAAACTTTGGTTTACTTTAAGAATTATCGGTAAAAAAGGACTTGGAAATTATATTGAAAGAATTATTTCCACAGCAAAAGAAGCTGCCATTCTTCTTGAAAATGACCCTCATTTTGAATTATTAAACCGTTCTGATATTTCAGCGTTGGTCTTCCGTTATTCTGCGGACCCTTTCAAAACTTTTGATCTGAGCAGAATCAATACCTACATCAAATCACAACTCTATAAAAACGGAAATGCGCTTGTCGCAGGAACAAAAGTAAATGGGCAGTTTTACTTGAAATTTACTATTCTAAATCCTTTAACAACAGTTGAAGACATCAAATCTATTTTAATCACAATAAAAAAATACGGAAATGAATACATTGAAGTTAACTAA